One part of the Deinococcota bacterium genome encodes these proteins:
- a CDS encoding SDR family oxidoreductase translates to MKLTIFGATGKTGRHLVSQALDVGHDVTAFVRDPAKLVVEHERLRLVQGDAMDAAKVSEAVVGADAVLVALGHTKNTPADMQTVASRHIVTAMKEHGVRRLVSLTGAGVRDPKDEPKVIDRAIVGVMKLISRRVLEDAKGHAAVLKGSGLDWIIVRGPMLTDGPKTGEYRVGYVGKGSGTRASRADVADFMLKQLKDDGYLRQAPMVSS, encoded by the coding sequence GTGAAGCTGACCATCTTCGGCGCGACCGGCAAGACCGGCAGGCACCTCGTCAGCCAAGCCTTGGACGTCGGCCACGACGTCACCGCCTTTGTCCGCGACCCGGCGAAGCTGGTGGTCGAGCACGAGCGACTCAGGCTGGTGCAGGGCGACGCCATGGACGCGGCCAAGGTGAGCGAGGCCGTCGTAGGCGCGGACGCCGTCCTCGTCGCCCTGGGCCATACCAAGAACACGCCCGCCGACATGCAGACGGTCGCCAGCCGCCATATCGTCACGGCCATGAAGGAGCACGGCGTCCGCCGCCTGGTCAGCCTGACCGGCGCGGGCGTGAGAGACCCCAAGGACGAGCCGAAGGTTATCGACCGGGCCATCGTCGGGGTGATGAAGCTCATCTCGAGGCGCGTGCTCGAGGACGCCAAAGGCCACGCCGCGGTCCTTAAAGGGAGCGGTCTCGACTGGATAATCGTGCGCGGTCCGATGCTGACCGACGGCCCCAAGACGGGCGAGTACCGCGTCGGCTACGTCGGCAAGGGCTCGGGGACGAGGGCGTCACGAGCCGACGTGGCGGACTTTATGCTCAAGCAGCTAAAAGACGACGGCTACCTGCGCCAAGCGCCGATGGTCAGCAGCTAA
- the sbcD gene encoding exonuclease subunit SbcD, with product MKILHTADWHAGRTLHGVDRTPEIREALREIAALAVDEEVDLILVAGDLYDSKRPGPEAEEAVYEFFLTTGRAGIPSVVIA from the coding sequence GTGAAGATTCTCCACACCGCCGACTGGCACGCCGGGCGCACCCTGCACGGGGTCGACCGCACGCCCGAGATCCGTGAGGCCCTGCGCGAGATCGCCGCGCTCGCCGTCGACGAAGAGGTGGATCTCATCTTGGTGGCGGGCGACCTCTACGACAGCAAGCGCCCGGGTCCCGAGGCCGAGGAGGCCGTTTACGAGTTTTTCCTGACCACGGGGCGCGCGGGCATCCCTAGCGTGGTCATCGCC
- a CDS encoding type II toxin-antitoxin system HicB family antitoxin, with product MKQRYVYWQDEDMWLGYLEEFPDSWTQGESEDELRENLVDIYRDLSSGSIPSVRRVAELEVA from the coding sequence ATGAAACAGAGGTACGTTTATTGGCAAGACGAAGATATGTGGCTAGGCTATTTAGAGGAGTTCCCTGATTCCTGGACTCAGGGTGAAAGCGAAGATGAGCTTCGAGAAAACCTTGTTGACATTTATAGAGACCTGAGTAGCGGTAGCATTCCCAGTGTTCGTCGTGTTGCAGAACTTGAAGTTGCGTGA